From a single Kitasatospora azatica KCTC 9699 genomic region:
- a CDS encoding LamG domain-containing protein, producing MPATQAHAATCTTYFVSASGGSDSNDGCSAGTPWQSIAKLNATTFTAGNQILFQDGGSWTGELQPQGSGASGNPITVSSYGSGAAPILNGAGAAATVLLKDQQYWTIQNLEITNTTGSAAVRSGIQLENDTSGIFNGIHIVNNNIHNVLGSWTNVQPSRSAAIAFDVTDNNTTSGWNDVLVQGNTLAHDDAAAVYIGSLQGLNHNINTTNVVINNNTITDAGGNDIVCVFCASPLIENNVATDSGYRYSGAGLWSGWTTNAVWQNNEVARQYRKLYDGQAFDIDNNTTGTVIQYNWTHDNPFGSVEWCCRSGFGGKSSVVRYNVSQNDGTDNAVYPTMEGVDSNSFAQVYNNTIYMGEGDNGKVTNGTPNSPVTFSNNLIYKLGNGGYSTTNTTWSHNLFYGNHPASEPTDPAKITSDPLLVSPGAGGMGRSSASVYELQAGSPALGAGTLISGNGGQDYFGNPVSSSTAPNIGAYNGAAVAGPTATSGAYWPLEEGTGTKTADISGGNNNGTLQAGASWTTGKVGAGAVNLTGASNSWVDVPTTAVDTSGSYSVSAWVKPNSLTGNQTYASTDGSSISPFYLQLTGGKFAFTTRSSDSTGSTATQVLGLAPTTGTWYQLTGVYDNSAHTIALYVNGALQGSTAFSSPWKANGHTTIGRAKWNGGNVDFVNGAIDDVRLTPKALTAREAYALGTGAAGYYQLDEGSGQTVTNLLVGNTANGYTEGHATWAGSGKIGSNSLSLDGTSGTMAVVPSTVIDTGQSYSVSAWVKPNTVSGGNQTFASVTGFDVSPFYLQLSGGKFTFATRSSDSTSSTGTSVAATSSATAGTWYHLLGIYDSSAHTISLYVNGTLQGSTSFSSGWTAVGPTLIGAAMWDLGPVDFANAQIDDVHFYNRTLTSTEISQLAAG from the coding sequence GTGCCCGCGACGCAAGCGCACGCGGCCACCTGCACCACCTACTTCGTCTCCGCCAGCGGCGGCAGCGACAGCAACGACGGCTGCAGCGCCGGCACCCCCTGGCAGAGCATCGCCAAGCTCAACGCCACCACGTTCACCGCCGGCAACCAGATCCTGTTCCAGGACGGCGGCTCCTGGACCGGCGAACTCCAGCCCCAGGGCTCCGGTGCCTCCGGCAACCCGATCACCGTCTCCAGCTACGGCTCCGGGGCCGCGCCCATCCTCAACGGCGCCGGCGCAGCCGCCACCGTCCTGCTCAAGGACCAGCAGTACTGGACCATCCAGAACCTGGAGATCACCAACACCACCGGAAGCGCCGCCGTGCGCAGCGGCATCCAGCTGGAGAACGACACCAGCGGGATCTTCAACGGCATCCACATCGTCAACAACAACATCCACAACGTGCTGGGCTCCTGGACGAACGTCCAGCCGAGCCGGTCCGCCGCGATCGCGTTCGACGTCACCGACAACAACACCACCAGCGGCTGGAACGACGTCCTGGTCCAGGGCAACACCCTCGCCCACGACGACGCCGCCGCCGTCTACATCGGCTCCCTCCAGGGTCTGAACCACAACATCAACACCACCAACGTGGTGATCAACAACAACACCATCACCGACGCCGGCGGCAACGACATCGTCTGCGTCTTCTGCGCCTCCCCGCTCATCGAGAACAACGTCGCCACCGACAGCGGCTACCGCTACTCGGGGGCCGGCCTGTGGAGCGGGTGGACCACCAACGCCGTCTGGCAGAACAACGAAGTCGCCCGCCAGTACCGCAAGCTCTACGACGGTCAGGCCTTCGACATCGACAACAACACCACCGGCACGGTCATCCAGTACAACTGGACGCACGACAACCCGTTCGGCTCCGTCGAGTGGTGCTGCCGCAGCGGCTTCGGTGGAAAGAGCTCGGTCGTCCGTTACAACGTCAGCCAGAACGACGGCACGGACAACGCGGTCTACCCGACCATGGAAGGCGTCGACAGCAACTCCTTCGCCCAGGTGTACAACAACACCATCTACATGGGTGAGGGCGACAACGGCAAGGTGACCAACGGAACGCCGAACAGCCCTGTCACCTTCTCCAACAACCTCATCTACAAGCTGGGCAACGGCGGGTACAGCACCACCAACACCACCTGGAGCCACAACCTCTTCTACGGCAACCACCCGGCCTCCGAGCCGACCGACCCGGCGAAGATCACCTCCGATCCCCTGCTCGTCAGCCCGGGCGCCGGTGGCATGGGTCGTTCCTCCGCGTCGGTGTACGAGCTGCAGGCCGGCTCCCCCGCGCTCGGCGCCGGCACCCTGATCTCCGGCAACGGCGGCCAGGACTACTTCGGCAACCCCGTCTCCTCCAGCACCGCACCCAACATCGGCGCCTACAACGGAGCAGCCGTCGCCGGACCCACCGCCACTTCCGGCGCGTACTGGCCGCTGGAGGAGGGCACCGGAACCAAGACCGCCGATATCAGCGGCGGCAACAACAACGGCACCCTGCAGGCCGGCGCCTCCTGGACCACCGGCAAGGTTGGCGCGGGAGCGGTCAACCTGACCGGCGCGAGCAACTCCTGGGTCGACGTCCCCACCACCGCAGTCGACACCAGCGGCAGCTACTCGGTCTCCGCCTGGGTCAAGCCGAACAGCCTGACCGGCAACCAGACCTACGCCAGCACCGACGGCAGCTCCATCAGCCCGTTCTACCTGCAGCTCACGGGCGGCAAGTTCGCCTTCACCACCCGCAGCTCCGACTCCACCGGCTCCACCGCCACCCAGGTCCTGGGGCTCGCTCCGACCACCGGCACCTGGTACCAGCTGACCGGCGTCTACGACAACAGCGCCCACACCATCGCGCTCTACGTCAACGGCGCCCTCCAGGGCAGCACCGCGTTCTCCTCGCCCTGGAAGGCCAACGGCCACACCACCATCGGCCGCGCCAAGTGGAACGGCGGCAACGTCGACTTCGTCAACGGCGCCATCGACGACGTCCGCCTGACCCCGAAGGCGCTCACCGCACGTGAGGCCTACGCCCTGGGCACCGGCGCCGCCGGCTACTACCAGCTCGACGAGGGCAGCGGCCAGACCGTCACCAACCTCCTCGTCGGCAACACCGCGAACGGCTACACCGAAGGCCACGCCACCTGGGCAGGCTCCGGCAAGATCGGCAGCAACTCGCTCAGCCTCGACGGCACCTCAGGCACCATGGCGGTCGTCCCGTCCACGGTCATCGACACCGGCCAGAGCTACTCGGTCAGCGCCTGGGTCAAGCCGAACACCGTCAGCGGCGGCAACCAGACCTTCGCCAGCGTGACCGGCTTCGATGTCTCCCCCTTCTACCTGCAGCTGTCGGGCGGCAAGTTCACCTTCGCCACCCGCTCCTCCGACTCCACGTCCTCGACGGGTACCTCCGTCGCGGCGACCTCGTCGGCGACCGCAGGCACCTGGTACCACCTCCTGGGGATCTACGACAGCAGCGCCCACACCATCTCCCTGTACGTCAACGGCACGCTGCAGGGCAGCACCTCCTTCAGCAGCGGCTGGACGGCGGTGGGGCCGACCCTGATCGGGGCGGCGATGTGGGACCTGGGGCCCGTCGACTTCGCCAACGCCCAGATCGACGACGTCCACTTCTACAACCGGACCCTGACCAGCACGGAAATCTCCCAGCTCGCCGCCGGCTGA
- a CDS encoding carbohydrate ABC transporter permease — MALLTSLRRRGWLTSAYMLPISAVMVLPFYYVLVNTLKTQQQATASPLALPSSPDFSTYQRVLQDVPVFAAFANTLYVTVLSVALMVLVGAMAAYALTMRPTRFNRRFGKLLLLAFVVPTQSTLIPVYRIFVKLGLVDSLNGLVLVYSAGSIFCWFIIQGYLASLPMEVVEAARIDGCGPWQIFWRIVLPLIRPILATVAVFQTMWVWNDFLTPSVYLSDPGKSTIVLEVYTSVGQFQVDWPAFLSLSVLALIPMVAFFFAAQRQIMSGLLSGAVKG; from the coding sequence ATGGCCCTGCTCACGTCCCTGCGCCGACGCGGCTGGCTGACCAGCGCCTACATGCTGCCGATCTCCGCCGTGATGGTGCTGCCGTTCTACTACGTCCTGGTCAACACCCTCAAGACGCAGCAACAGGCCACCGCCTCGCCGCTGGCCCTGCCGAGCTCCCCGGACTTCTCCACCTACCAGCGCGTGCTGCAGGACGTCCCGGTGTTCGCCGCCTTCGCCAACACCCTCTACGTGACCGTGCTCTCGGTGGCGCTGATGGTGCTGGTGGGCGCGATGGCGGCGTACGCGCTGACCATGCGGCCCACCCGGTTCAACCGGCGGTTCGGCAAGCTGCTGCTGCTCGCCTTCGTGGTGCCGACCCAGTCCACCCTGATCCCCGTCTACCGCATCTTCGTCAAGCTGGGCCTGGTCGACAGCCTCAACGGCCTGGTCCTGGTCTACAGCGCGGGCTCGATCTTCTGTTGGTTCATCATCCAGGGCTACCTGGCCTCGCTGCCGATGGAGGTCGTCGAGGCCGCGCGGATCGACGGCTGCGGCCCCTGGCAGATCTTCTGGCGGATCGTCCTGCCGCTCATCCGGCCCATCCTGGCCACGGTCGCGGTCTTCCAGACCATGTGGGTCTGGAACGACTTCCTGACCCCGAGCGTGTACCTCAGCGACCCGGGCAAGAGCACGATCGTCCTCGAGGTCTACACCTCCGTCGGCCAGTTCCAGGTCGACTGGCCGGCCTTCCTCAGCCTCAGTGTGCTGGCGCTCATCCCCATGGTGGCCTTCTTCTTCGCCGCCCAGCGCCAGATCATGTCCGGCCTGCTCAGCGGCGCCGTCAAGGGCTGA